From the Haemophilus parainfluenzae genome, the window TTGCTCTTCTGTCATGGTTTTTATTCGCTCAATTAAAATTGGCGGCGATTATACACTAAAAGGCAAGGTTGTGGGATTTTTCCACCTAATTCCCGTATAATAGCGAAAATTTTTAATTGTTTTTTGTTATGAATATTGTCCGAGTTGCATTAGCCGTACCGCTCCCCCGATTTTTTGATTATCTCTATTCACCTGACTTGACACCAATCGTTGGTGGACGAGTGTTGGTGCCTTTTGGTTCGCAAAAACGAGTCGGGATCGTGGTGGATTTGCCGGCTTCTTCGGATGTAGCAAAAGAGAAGTTAAAACCAATTATTGATGTGCTTGATGCTGACTCACTTTTTAATTCCATAACGTGGGATTGGTTAGCTTGGTCGGCTAATTATTATCGCGCTGCCTTAGGCGATGTGTTGTTTCAAGCGTTGCCAGTCAAACTCCGCAATGGTGAAAGTGCGGTTAAAAATGACCGCACTTTTTGGCGTATTACGGAACTTGGAAAACAAGCATTAGAATCAGGCGAGCTAAAACGCGCTAAAAAACAAATTGAAGCCTTAAATTTATTGCTAATGCAAGATTTAGAAAAAGGTAACAATGAAATCAGTTTGGCAATTTGGTCAGCGCTTAAAGGCAAAGATTATGTAGAAGAGATTATTGTGCCTAGTGAACAAAAAAGTTGGCAACAAGCTCTTGGGGATAATCCTTTAGTTAATCTTGATAACCGATTGATCTTAAACAAGCAACAAGCCCTTGCATTTAGTCAGTTGCTTTTCCAAGAAGGCTTTAATGTGTGGTTGTTAGAGGGCGTGACCGGTTCGGGTAAGACTGAAATCTATCTGCAATATATTGAAGAAATCTTAAAGAAAGGCAAACAGGTTTTAGTGCTTGTTCCTGAAATTGGGCTTACCCCTCAGACAGTGAGACGGTTCAAAGCTCGCTTTAATGTGGAAATTGATGTATTGCATTCCAACTTGAACGATACTCAGCGCTTAAATGTTTGGGAGCGAGCAAGAACCGGGCAGAGTGCAATCGTGATAGGGACGAGATCAGCGCTCTTCACCCAGTTTTCAGATCTCGGCTTAATCATTTTAGATGAAGAGCATGACGGCTCGTTTAAACAGCAAGATGGTTGGCGTTATCATGCAAGAGATTTAGGCATTGTTTTAGCGCAAAAGCTCAATATCCCTATCTTATTAGGTTCTGCCACACCAAGTTTGGAAAGTGTGAATAACGTACAAAATGGTAAATATCATCATTTGGTCTTATCAAAAAGAGCCGGAAATTCGACCGCACTTCGCCAGTTTGTGATTGATTTAAAACATCAACGAATTCAAAACGGATTATCCGAACCTCTATTGCAACGTATGCAAGAACACTTAGAAAAAGGCAACCAAGTATTTTTGTTCCTTAATCGACGTGGATTCGCTCCCGTGTTGTTATGCCATGAATGTGGTTGGATTGATGAATGTCATCATTGCGAAAAACCTTATACTTATCACCAACATCAGCGCGTTTTACGCTGCCATCATTGTGGTGCTCAAAAAACAGTGCCGATGCAGTGTGGCCATTGCGGTTCAACGCATTTAGTGACCACGGGATTAGGTACAGAGCAGCTAGAAGAAACCTTAAAAGCACGTTTTCCTCAATATAATATTGCTCGTATCGATCGTGATAGCACTGCGCGAAAAGGTAAGCTTGAAGGTTATTTAGAGGATATTCAGCAAGGTAAAAGTCAGATTTTAATTGGCACACAAATGTTAGCCAAAGGACACCATTTCCCGAATGTCACTTTGGTTGCTTTAGTGAATGTGGATAATGCCTTGTTTTCCCTTGATTTCAGAGCCGAAGAACGTTTGGCGCAGCTTTATGTGCAAGTTGCGGGGCGCTCAGGCAGAGCCGAAAAACAGGGCGAAGTGGTTTTGCAGACACATTATCCGGATCATCCGTTATTAACCACCTTGCTTGAAAAGGGCTATCAAGCCTTTGCAGAAGAAACCTTGAAGCTACGTCATAATATGGGCTTGCCTCCATTTAGTTTCCAAGCCTTGTTTAAAACTCAATGTCGTCATTCTGAAGAGGCGGAAAATGCATTGTCGCAATTGGCGTCTTTCTTCTATGAGCAAAAAATTGAAGGCTTGCAAGTGTTGGGACCAATTCCTGCACCGTTCAGCAAAAAAGCGGGACAGTATCGTTGGCAGTTACTATTACAACACGCCTCTCGAAAACAATTACAGGCTGCATTGAGTCGATATTCCCCAGAGTTGATAAAGTCTTCTCAAGTGCGGTTGATTTTAGACGTGGATCCTTTGGATTTGAGTTAGCAAAAATTCCCTAGAAAAATGCACAGTTTTTCAGTAGAATTAAGCGTTTTTTATACTCTAAGTTTAATTTATCGAATATTTTAGGATTTTATCGTGGCTCATCGAGATTTTGCCGGTCGAAGCGGCTCAAAAAATAATAAAAAGAAAGCAAAGAAACGTTTTAATCGTAATACTTTAATTGGTCTTGCGTTGGTAGCAGTATTAGGTTTTGGTTTAGGGCTTTACTTCTTAAAAAGTAAAACACCTGAACCTGTCGTGACAACAACGGTTCAACCAGAAAAACCGCAACCAAAAAGTGTGTTGCCGAATCGTCCAGAAGAAGTATGGCACTATATTAAAGAATTAGAAACCCGTACGGTGCCGGTGGATAATAATCCTTCTTCTGTTGAAAAAAATATGCGTTTGACGGAAGAACAGCGTCAAGTGCTTATTCAAATGGAAAAAGAGCAAAAGGCGGCAGAAGAAGCGAAAAAATTAGAAGCTCAGCGTAAAGAGCAAGAAGCGGCAAATGCAGAAAAAGCCGCCGCTCAAGCACAACAAGCTCAATCAGCACAGACAGCTCAAACTCAGCCAGCTCAGCAAACAGCAAAACCAGAAGCGAAAAAGCCTGAATCAGTTAAAAAGCCTGAACCACCAAAAAAAGCGGAAGTAGTAAAAGCTGAACCGGTAAAAACAGAGCAACCGAAAAAAGCAGAACCAAAACCTGCTGAACAGCAAGTACAGGCTGGTGGTAAAAAATTTGGTTTACAATGTGGTGCATTTAAAAATCGTGCACAAGCAGAAAGCTTACAAGGTCGCCTTGCGATGGCGGGTGTGAATGCACAAATTGCGACAAGTGAAGAATGGAACCGCGTACGCGTGGGACCATTTGGTAGTCGAGATGCCGCAGCTGCTGCACAAGATAAAGCAAAATCTGTGGCAAGCTGTGTGGTGATTGGAATGTAATTAAGACTTTAAAAGTGCGGTTAAAAATGACCGCACTTTTTTTATATATTTCACTTGCCAAAAAACAAAAAAACAATAAAATGAACGTTCATTCATTTTAAGTATTCATCTTAAATGACCTTTCTCATATATAACCCTAAGAATTTAATTTTTTATTATGCGACAAGTAAAAGCCTCTAAAACGAAGCTTGATGTCAGCGAGCAGATCTTTGATGCAACAGATCGTCTTATGGCAAAAGAAGGATTACATCATCTTTCTATGCATAAGTTAGCCAAGGAAGCAGGCATCGCAGCTGGCACGATTTACCTTTATTTTAAGAGTAAAGACGAGTTATTAGCACAATTTGCTCGTCGAGTGTTCAATAAGTTTGTTGTGGCGATTGAAGAAGGTTTTGATGAAAACCAATCTTTTTTCGAGCAATACAGAAAAATGTGGTGTAATATTTGGCATTTTCTGCAAGAAAATCCAACGATTCTGTTAAACATGAATCAATATCGATCTTTGCCAGAGTTTATTGAAACCTGCAAAGAAATGGAGCATTCGTGTTGGGATCAGTTTTGTATAAAGGGACAAGCAGCAAATGTGTTAGCTGATTTAGATCCTCATCTGTTATTTTTGCTGAGTCTTAAAACCGCAATGGTTTTAGCCTCAGATATCAAATATCTCGGTACGGTAGTAACCGATGCGATGTTAGAATCTGTCATTGAACGCTCTTGGCGTGCAATTCAGAAGTAGTCATTTTATTGTCTTAATGGAGTTTTCCAAATGAGTATAACTCAAACTAATAGACCAAAGCGCTCACACGTTTTCTTTTTGAAATTAGCGTTAGGCGTATTTGTGTTAATTTTTGCTGCAATGATTTTTCTTAATCATATGAAAGCAAAAGGTATTGCTGATTTCTTAGCAAATAAACCTGAAACAGCTTCTCCTGTTACCGCAATGACAGTTAAGGCTTCAGAATGGACGCCGATCATTGAAACAACAGGTCTTGTTCGTCCAAATCAAGGGGCGATGTTAAGTGCACAAAGCGCTGGAACCGTGTCTAAAGTGCTCGTGCAAAATGGCCAAAGCGTGAAAAAGGGTGATTTGTTAGTTGAGTTAGATAGTTCCGTTGAGCGTGCAAGCTTACAAGCGGCTCAAGCTCAAGTGGTGTCATTACGTCAAACTTATCAACGTTATGCAAACCTTGCTGGCAGCGGTGCCGTTTCTCGTCAAGAATTAGATAACGCAAAATCAGCTTATGAAGCACAAGCGGCAAATATTGAGTCATTAAAAGCAACCATTGAGCGTCGCCAAATCGTCGCGCCATTTGATGGTAAAGCCGGTATCGTGAAAGTGAATGTTGGTCAATACGTTTCAAACGGTACTGAAATTGTGCGTGTTGAAGATCGTTCTTCTATGAAAGTGGATTTTGCGATTGCGCAAAACCTATTAGATAAATTGCATATTGGTCAAAAAGTAACGGCTACGGCAGATGCGCGTAAAGGTGAAACCTTTGCAGCAAAAGTTACTGCCATTGAGCCGGCAATTAATTCTTCAACCGGTTTAGTGGATGTTCAAGCAACATTTGAACCAGAAGATGGGGCAAAATTATTGTCCGGTATGTTTACTCGCTTACATGTGGCTTTGCCAACAGAACATAATCAAATTGTGGTGCCACAAGTGGCGGTGAGTTACAACATGTATGGCGAATCGCTTTATATTTTGACCGCACTTTCTGATGAAGATATTGAGAAATTAGGCGGCGCAGAGAAAGCGGCGAATATGTACCGTGCAAAATCAATCACCGTGTTTACAAAAGATCGTCAAGGCATTTATGCACAATTAAAAGGCGATGAAGTCAAAGTTGGCGATAAAATTGTGACTGGTGGTCAGCAAAACTTAAGTAATGGTGCATTGGTTTCTGTTGCAGATAAAGCGGGCGTGGGTACAGAACAACCTGCAAATAAAACGAATCTTTAATTAGGAAAAGCGAATGAGATTTACCGATATATTTATTCGTCGCCCTGTTTTGGCGGTTTCGATTAGCTTGTTAATCATTATTTTAGGTTTACAAGCGATCTCGAAATTGGCTGTGCGCGAATATCCGAAAATGACCACAACGGTAATTACGGTGACCACCGCATATCCAGGTGCAGATGCAAACTTAATTCAAGCATTTGTGACCTCGAAAATTGAAGAAGCGGTAGCACAAGCAGACAATGTGGACTATATGTCTTCAAGCTCTAGACCAAGTACGTCAACAGTTACCGTAAAAATGAAATTAAATACCGATCCGAATGCAGCCTTGGCAGACGTGTTAGCCAAAGTTAACTCGGTTCGTTCTGAATTGCCAAGTGGTATTGAAGATCCAACGGTTTCTTCCTCTACAGGTGGTTCGGGGATTATGTACATTAGTTT encodes:
- the priA gene encoding primosomal protein N', which encodes MNIVRVALAVPLPRFFDYLYSPDLTPIVGGRVLVPFGSQKRVGIVVDLPASSDVAKEKLKPIIDVLDADSLFNSITWDWLAWSANYYRAALGDVLFQALPVKLRNGESAVKNDRTFWRITELGKQALESGELKRAKKQIEALNLLLMQDLEKGNNEISLAIWSALKGKDYVEEIIVPSEQKSWQQALGDNPLVNLDNRLILNKQQALAFSQLLFQEGFNVWLLEGVTGSGKTEIYLQYIEEILKKGKQVLVLVPEIGLTPQTVRRFKARFNVEIDVLHSNLNDTQRLNVWERARTGQSAIVIGTRSALFTQFSDLGLIILDEEHDGSFKQQDGWRYHARDLGIVLAQKLNIPILLGSATPSLESVNNVQNGKYHHLVLSKRAGNSTALRQFVIDLKHQRIQNGLSEPLLQRMQEHLEKGNQVFLFLNRRGFAPVLLCHECGWIDECHHCEKPYTYHQHQRVLRCHHCGAQKTVPMQCGHCGSTHLVTTGLGTEQLEETLKARFPQYNIARIDRDSTARKGKLEGYLEDIQQGKSQILIGTQMLAKGHHFPNVTLVALVNVDNALFSLDFRAEERLAQLYVQVAGRSGRAEKQGEVVLQTHYPDHPLLTTLLEKGYQAFAEETLKLRHNMGLPPFSFQALFKTQCRHSEEAENALSQLASFFYEQKIEGLQVLGPIPAPFSKKAGQYRWQLLLQHASRKQLQAALSRYSPELIKSSQVRLILDVDPLDLS
- the ftsN gene encoding cell division protein FtsN, with protein sequence MAHRDFAGRSGSKNNKKKAKKRFNRNTLIGLALVAVLGFGLGLYFLKSKTPEPVVTTTVQPEKPQPKSVLPNRPEEVWHYIKELETRTVPVDNNPSSVEKNMRLTEEQRQVLIQMEKEQKAAEEAKKLEAQRKEQEAANAEKAAAQAQQAQSAQTAQTQPAQQTAKPEAKKPESVKKPEPPKKAEVVKAEPVKTEQPKKAEPKPAEQQVQAGGKKFGLQCGAFKNRAQAESLQGRLAMAGVNAQIATSEEWNRVRVGPFGSRDAAAAAQDKAKSVASCVVIGM
- a CDS encoding TetR/AcrR family transcriptional regulator, whose protein sequence is MRQVKASKTKLDVSEQIFDATDRLMAKEGLHHLSMHKLAKEAGIAAGTIYLYFKSKDELLAQFARRVFNKFVVAIEEGFDENQSFFEQYRKMWCNIWHFLQENPTILLNMNQYRSLPEFIETCKEMEHSCWDQFCIKGQAANVLADLDPHLLFLLSLKTAMVLASDIKYLGTVVTDAMLESVIERSWRAIQK
- a CDS encoding efflux RND transporter periplasmic adaptor subunit, with protein sequence MSITQTNRPKRSHVFFLKLALGVFVLIFAAMIFLNHMKAKGIADFLANKPETASPVTAMTVKASEWTPIIETTGLVRPNQGAMLSAQSAGTVSKVLVQNGQSVKKGDLLVELDSSVERASLQAAQAQVVSLRQTYQRYANLAGSGAVSRQELDNAKSAYEAQAANIESLKATIERRQIVAPFDGKAGIVKVNVGQYVSNGTEIVRVEDRSSMKVDFAIAQNLLDKLHIGQKVTATADARKGETFAAKVTAIEPAINSSTGLVDVQATFEPEDGAKLLSGMFTRLHVALPTEHNQIVVPQVAVSYNMYGESLYILTALSDEDIEKLGGAEKAANMYRAKSITVFTKDRQGIYAQLKGDEVKVGDKIVTGGQQNLSNGALVSVADKAGVGTEQPANKTNL